The nucleotide window AATACCCCCAATAAAAACCCCTATTTCAATTCAACATTGCTTATAACTCCAAATAGGAATTCTATTCAGTGAAATTCTTTTAAAAGTGTAAACCCGTAAATATTCAGATGTAAATCTTTAAGTGAATGTATCTTGGAAACAGGTTTTCCACAATCTTTTCTATACGGGCAAAGTATTTAATACTTTATCCCCATATTATCGGGCAAAGTCTTTTTCTCTATAAATTCATGATATTCACTTGAACTATTGAGATAATCATCTTTTGAAGCATAACTCAAAGAGCGATACAGTAAAACTCATTTACATTTGTGTATAGTTCGGGATAAGGAAAGTTGTTTGCCCTGCCTAATGTTTAGAGGTTACATTCCATTTTTTAAAGTATTCATTCAAATACTTACTAATATTCATCCCAATTATCATTTTCATCCCATTCATTTGTTATATTCATGTTTTCTAATTGTTCACCAATGTCAACATCTTCAATAAATTTAGGATTCAAAATTCTTTCTGCAGCATTACTAACATCTTCGACAGAATCTATAGATAGCTCAGATAATAATTGATCAGCTAATTGAGGAAATAATTCGTAATTCATTTTAATTATTCCGCATGCAGAAAGCCTTAAATCAGAATCTTCACTTTCAGATAAACTTATAAGCAAATTTTCAGATAAAAAATTGTTTTTAGAATAAAATAAACTAAAAATATCTCCAATTAACAATTCTAAAGCAGGATCCTCATAACCCGAAAGCATTTCAATATATTTTTCACCTAGATCAGGTTTTTGTACAAATATTTTTGCAAGGTTTTTTCCTAACGACTTTTTAACGTTCAGATCTTTGTCTTCGGTAAGTTGTGTAATTATGTTCTCAGCGAATTGTGGGAATGTTTCAAAGTTTTCTGTGATGATTTCTCCGGAGGTTATTCTAACTTCAGTGTTTTCATCGGTTGACATTTTTTCAATAATTTCTTCAGGGACTTCAGAAAACTCATCGAAATGTTCAAAAACTATCTCACCAATCAATTTTCGAATTATTGGCTCTTCATCATCTAACATTTTAAAAACTATGTTCTCAGCGAATTGTGGGAATGTTTCAAAGTTTTCTGTGATGATTTCTCCGGAGGTTATTCTAACTTCAGTGTTTTCATCGGTTGACATTTTTTCAATAATTTCTTCAGGGACTTCAGAAAACTCATCGAAATGTTCAAAAACTATCTCACCAATCAATTTTCGAATTATTGGCTCTTCATCATCTAACATTTTAAAAACTATACGTTCAATTGATGTAGGGAGGTTAATAAAATGTTTCTTTATATGGAACCCTAACGAGTTTCGGACACTAAGGTCACTATCATTTGATAGTTTTTCCATAATATTAGCTGCAAATTTGGGGAATATTCCAAAGTTTTCTGTTATAACTTCACCAGATAACATTCTTACGAGGGGATCAACATTTTCAGACATGGATAAAAGTGAATTTTCTGTGAATTCTTTAAACTTATTATAATTTCTTGCAATTTTTTGCCCGGTAGCTTTCACCACGTCTAAATCTTTGTCTTCGGTAAGTTGTGTAATTATGTTCTCAGCGAATTGTGGGAATGTTTCAAAGTTTTCTGTGATGATTTCTCCGGAGGTTATTCTAACTTCAGTGTTTTCATCGGTTGACATTTTTTCAATAATTTCTTCAGGGACTTCAGAAAACTCATCGAAATGTTCAAAAACTATCTCACCAATCAATTTTCGAATTATTGGCTCTTCATCATCTAACATTTTAAAAACTATGTTCTCAGCGAATTGTGGGAATGTTTCAAAGTTTTCTGTGATGATTTCTCCGGAGGTTATTCTAACTTCAGTGTTTTCATCGGTTGACATTTTTTCAATAATTTCTTCAGGGACTTCAGAAAACTCATCGAAATGTTCAAAAACTATCTTACTAACTAATTTCCTAACATTAAAATCAGAATCAGATAATAATATTTGCAAAATTTTAGGTTCTGGAAAAACATCAAAATTTTCAAATAAAAAATTTCCAATTTTTAATCTAATTTCTGATCCATAGTTAGCTAATTCCATTAAAAAATTGCTAAAAATTTTATTATATAACTCGGGATTATTCTTTAAAGCAAAAGAAAAGCCATCAGAATAAGATGGATGGGAAAATTTTAACAATTCTAAAGTTTCTTCTGAATAAATATCAATTTCTTCTTTAAACCAGCCTATGTGATAATCAAAATCGTTTGCTTGTATTAAATCAAATTTATACTTGTCATTTAAAAACAATAAAAATTTTTCGAATGTTATTTTAATAAACTGAGTATCAAAAGGAGCAATATATGGAAAACTTAAAAATACTATTTTTTCGTACTCTCTAGATTGAAAAATTGCTTCAATTTCCCTTCCAAATGCAATATTTGTTTCTTGTGAAGCGTTTTCAAGTACTCTTTGAATTATTTGTTCATCTTCAGTAATTTTAGCTTCATGAGATTCTATTAATTTTTTAATACTCATTGGAGTTTTTAATGTATTATCTGCAATTGCATCCTTGACCAATGATACAATTGTGGGATTTTCATGCCATTCTGGTCTGAAGGTCTCCAAATAGTTTTCTAATATTTCAATAAGGTTTTCTTCAGTATAAGCTAATTTGATACTTAGTTTCTTAACATGCATCCATAAATCTTTAAGTGACTCTTTTTTCTTTTCAATTAATTTAAAAATGTTTAAACGAGAAGTGATTATAACACGAGCGTTAACTTCTGAAATTCTATTAATTAAATCGCTGACATCTCTAAATACATGATCAAATACTTTGAATTCTGTTTTTCCCCACGGATCTTCAAAATAAACGACAACATCGTCTTTTACTACTGAATCAACCTTTTCTGTCATTGCTTCGATTTGTTCACTTAAATCATGTCCCTTAAAATAAATTGGGTAATAACCATCATTTCGGTATGAATCTAAAAGTAGTTTTACAGAAGTATATGTTTTCCCAATTTCGGGATCACCTACTATAAAAACTATTTTATCATCTCTTAATTTGTTATAAATTTCATTATAATTTTTTGGGGGAACAAATAAATCATCAATTCTTTTATATCTCTTTTCTTGTAGTCCAATAATGTTAAAAAACGTCATCAATTCTTTTTTTGCTTTAGTACTGTATGGATACTGGGGGATTATATTCGGTGAATTTTTTATATTTCTAGGTCTTGAAGGTTTTTTATTTTTAATATCAAAATCAGCCACAAGCATATTTTCATCCATAATTTCCATAAATTTGTACTTAACCGAATGATGTAATGTTTCATCTAAATGGATATTATCCATGATTCCAAATATTGCGCTTTTTCCATCCCCATATTCATCCATTACCGAATTTGAGTAAAGTACGTATAACCCATCTTCATTTTTTTCACAGTTTCTATTCATGTCAATATGCCAAGTATCAGACTGTCGATTTAGTGATATTACAAATAAAAAATCAATAGAGTTTTCATAAATTTGATTTCTTATTTTATCATCCAAAAAATCGGCACAAATTAACACAGCAAAGGATCCAAAAATGGAATTTTTAATCACGTATATTATTTCACCTTTTGAGGGCCTCATATCAGCATAAGGAGAGTCCTCAAGAGGAGATAAATTAATCTTTTCAGAAAAAAAAATTTCCTTGTTTGGAATAATTATCGGACAAACATTTTTTCGTTTATGATCATAATAACTTCCAGCAATTATTATCATTTTATTTTCGTCTGAAAACACTTTTAATTCATCTAATAAATCTGAGTTTGAAGATAATTCAGGGAAACAAAGAATATTAATATCACGATTCTTAGCGCATTTCATAAAATTTTTATATTTTTCAGACGCTAAATTATCATTAGCACATAATAATCCTTTACGTTCTGTTAAATATTTATTTAAATTAAATTGAACGACCCCTACTCTAACCGAGTCTGGTTTATCATTTTCTAAATTAATCTCAGTTATCGGGCTCATTAATCAATAAATTAAATATTTTATTATATAATACTTTAGATTAACAATTCAATTAGATAAAAATTAGTGAATTTAGTTTAAGTTTCTTCAATGAAAAATCCAAATAACATATGAGCTTTTATATTATCTGAATTTTTTACATTCATACTCTCTTATAAAGAATAAATGAATTTTTCATCAGATATCTAAATCTTTCAAACCAGCAATGATTTTTTCCTCCAATTCCAAAATCTTCTTTTTAATTACTTCTGGAGGTTCATATTCAATCTCTTCATACTCAATTTCCTTGTAATTAGAGATGCTGAGACTGTAATCATTTTCTTTAATCTCATCCAGCGGAACCACAAAACATTTTGCTTTCCTATCTTCCAGATCTTCTTCATTTTTCTTGTTGAATTTTTCAATAATATCTGGAATATCTCCTTTTCCATCAATAAATGTCCTTTTATCATCTAATGAATATCCATCGGCTTCCATGTCATAGAACCAGACTTTTTCAGTGGGTTCTCCCTTGGTGAAGATTAAAATACCGGTGGAGACCCCTGCATAGGGCTTGAAAACACCAGAAGGCATTGAGATCACAGCATCTAACCTGCAATCCTCTAAAAGTTTCATTCTTATGGATTTATGGGCTCTTGAATTTCCAAATAAAACTCCTTGAGGCACAATAACTGCACATCTTCCACCTATCGTTAGGATATTGTACATTAACTCTAAAAAGAGAATCTCAGTCTTGGTAGTGTTAATTGAGAAATCATCACTTAATTCTTCTTTATTTATGCTTCCCTTAAATGGTGGATTGGCCAGGACAATATCATATTCTGGTTTCTGGTTGTATCTCATAGAAAGGGTGTTAAGCTGATCAATGTAAGGTTCGTTGATCCCGTGCATCATCAGGTTCATTAAAGAGATTCGAACCATGGTCTGGTCGAAGTCATATCCATAAAGTGTTTTACTCTTCAGAAACTTGAATTCTTCTGGGCTTAATTTGTCTCCTTTGAAGTTGTATTGGATACCTTCATCATCAATTTTAATTAATTCAGGGGAAGTATTTGATTTAAGGATGTGCTGGTAAGAATTGACTAAAAAACCAGCAGTACCACATGCTGGATCACAGACAGTTTCCCCAATTTTAGGGTTTGCCAGTTCCACCATCATCTGGATGATGTGCCTAGGGGTACGGAACTGACCATTTTTACCAGAGGTTTTAAGTTCAGATAGGAGGTACTCGTATAAATCCCCTTTGGTGTCCATGTTCCGGTCTTTAATATGCATATCATCGATAATTTTGGTGGCTTCAGTCAGGAGAGTCCCGGTGGGAATGGCAAAGACTGCATCCTTCATGTAGCGACTGTAAAGTGAATCAGAACCACAAAGATCCCGTAAGAAAGGGAATACTTTATCCCGAACATGTCCCAGCATCTCATCAGCAGCCATGTTATTCCAGTTAGACCACCTGCAATCAGGGTAGTCTTTAAATATAGACTCATATTCTCCCCCTTTAAGCTGGACATTCTTCTCCCTGGAGATCTCATCATCATCTAAACGTTTCATGAACATTAAGTAGGACATCTGTTCAATGGCCTGCAGGGGATTGGATATTCCACTACTCCAGAACTTATCCCATAATTGGTTTATCTTTGATTTAAGGTCAGAGTCTAGCATACGAGTTCTCCTTTGAAGGCTTTTTGCATTAGGGTGTTAAATAGGTTGTCTATTTCTTGTTTGGATTTAGATTGGTAAGATTTTAGGGTTTCAACTTGTTGGACAATTTCTGCAAATTGATTTTGGAGTTCTAAATGAGGTAATGGGATCTCAGTGTCTTTCACCATTGTTAAATTTAGGTTTTTTTGCCTTATTCCTCTTTGACGACTCATAAAAAACTTTCTGCCTATTTGAATTGCATAATAAACATAAATTATATTTGAATTTTTGTTTTCTAATTCTGAATAAGCGATTGCTTGATTGCATGATGAATAAGTTGTTGTGATACTCGATTTTAAAGCAGCAGTATCGTACATGCCCAATAACAAAGAATTAGGTTTAATTAATTTAGCATTTGAATTTTCAATTGCTTGTTCCGTGATATTTTCAATACTATCTGAAATATGCGTATTGTTTAATTCTCCAGAAGTGTACCATGGAATTTCTCCAGTAAAAAATTCTTTTCTCTGCCTTGATGGTGTTCCACCACTCTTCCAAGTTCCTAATTCAGATAATTTGGCCCTTTTCCAACCCTTTTTATTTTTAACAGGATCTCCAAACATTTCCAGAAAAACACTTTTCAAATACTCATCGGCCAATCCATCAGCTTCAGCCCGCCATTCTTTCAGTTTTTCGGCCTTTTCCATGATTTCGACGATTTTCATTTGGTTTTTGAGTGATGGTAAATAGATATAATAATTTTTAACAAATTGAGTGTTAATACCACCGATAGCTGCTCCTCTAAAGTTTTTCATGATTTGTAATTGGCCAAATGGTGAAAAAATATGATAAAAAAGAAATTTAGGATGGATTAAATCTTTTTTTCCTCTTAGAATAAAAACATGTTCATTTACCGCGGCTTCTTGAAAAGGGAAATCCTCATCAACAAATGAAACTTTGCCGGTGGTTGCTCCATCTTTTACAATCAAAACATCGTTTTGTTTTATTTTCCCTCTTTTTAGCGAATAATAATATTCTTGAGAAACTAATCTCAGCTTTTTGAAATTAAATCCACCTAATTTTGTTAAATGTTCACCACCTAAACTTGGAACTCCTTCATCTAAATCTTTAATTCCGCCTTTAGGACGATTTCCATTTTCGATCGTGTCGAGTATTCCTGATAACTTGATTTTGGACAGTTCATCATTTGATTTTTCATTAATTTTCATTCAAATGCCCTCAAAATCCATGCATTTATGAAATCATAAAATATATTTAATTTACATATATAAAATACTTCATATTGATAGGTGGATTGTATGGAAAATAAATCAGATGATTTAGATAAAATAATAGAGGATAATTTGGATTTAGATTTAGAAAATAGCGTAATTGATGTTCAAGAAATGGATATTAATGAATGGCTAGAGTTAATATTTTCAAAAAAAGACAAAAAATATCTTTTCATCGATTATATGTTTCCTAATGAAGATTTTAGAGAAAAGTATTTAGAAAGTATTCATGAACGTGAGGAAAAAGAAGTAATTAATTTGATCAGAAAATTCTTAATTCGTTCAGGAAGTTTTAATGGAGATATATTTAAATTAAAATACTTGTTACATTGTCATAAAAATGATAAAAAACAATTTATAAATTTGATTCAACTTGAATTTTATAAACGCCTGTTAAATGGATATTTAAACAAAAATATAGAACCCTGGGAGGGAAATACTTGGATAATTGATCTTCTACCAAATCATCCTAAACTAGCAATAGAATCTATAGGGGCGTATTTCACCGCACATATCCAATTATTACCGGATGGTAAATTCAGCGGCCTTCTAGATGCTAAAGCGTTAATACGTGCAAAATTTATTTATGCAAAACATCCTGATGAAATACTACTTTCAATAGATCCCTATGACTTTGAATTTTTAATTTCTGCATTATATTCTGAAATGGGCTACGAAACACAAGTGACTAAAAGATCAGGAGATGGTGGAGTAGATATAATTGCTAAAAAATCATCTGTTGGTGAAAAAGAAATCTTATTAATACAATGTAAGAGGTACACAGGAACTGTCGGAAGACCAAAAATTATGAATCTTTATGGTGCTTTAAGTGCTGCTAAAGCCAACAAATGCGTTTTAGTTACTACTTCTGAATTTTCTAAACCTGGAAAAGAATTTGCTTCCGAAAATGGTATTGAGTTAATTAATGGAAAAGAACTACAACCTCTTTTGAATAAATATTTTGGGACAAAATGGCCATTGAATTTAGATTATATTATTTCTAACGAAAAGAAGCGAGTTAAACTAGATTAGAATTATAGAAAATATTAATAACAAAATAATAACGAATGGTGCTGTAAGATTATGTAGCAGGATGAATTGGCTCAAATCGACACCCTTTAAGAGACCTAAAACTTGTATGAATGTGAAAATACCTACTACAACAGTTAACCAAAATATTTTTTCCTGAGATTTTCGAGTATAATCCATATTTTTTAATTCTAAATTAGCCTGTGCTTGTTTTGAATATTTTAAAGTAATATTCTCTATCAATTCTAGTTTTACTTTCATGGTCGTTTTTAAAATATCAAAAAACTCATTTTGTTTATTCAACGAAAAAAATTGACAAAAAGATAAATTTTGCACATAACTATTCGTTTCAATTTTAAATCTTTCAAATTCGAATTTACCTCTAAATATGATCTCTGTTTTTTCTAACAAACTTTTAATATCTTCATTTTTTAAATTACGCATTTCTTCTTCGATAATGCTATTAATTCTATTTATAGATGTAATTTGGCTATCAACTTCTCGTTCAACAGCTAATAATGAAAAAGGACATTTAATCAATCCGTTTATAATATTTACATTTTCCGGATTAATCTCAGCTATTTTTTGTTGTTCTTTTGTTTTTTTACTTTTTTCTGCTATTGCCTGATAACTACGAGCGAATATTAGATAATTCAGATCATCTCTTAAACTTCTATCTTCTTTAAAAAACAAATAGCGTTCAAATTGAAATGCAGTGTCTGCTGAAAATACAATTGAAAACATACTAAAAAGATTTTTTTTAGTTTCACACCATTTTTCTACATTATTAATCGGGAAATCTAATGAAAATATGTCTATTCCAGGTACAATAGAATAATCCTTTTTTTCAAGAGAATTAGTCATAAATTTTCCTTTAAAATAGTTGGAAAATATATCGATCATTTCTTTTTTGATTAAATATCTCAAATCAGTTATTTTCTTCTCTTTAAGCCTGTCAGGACTAATTTGTTCATTATAATCCCCTTTTAAATTAGTACGTTTTTCTAAAATAGATTTAGGAATTCCATTAATTATTGAATTTAATTTTTCTGAAACTTCTTGGTTTAATAAACATCTTAAATCAAACAATGTACGATGGAGAAAAATTGTGAACACTAATTTGAACATGATCAACATTAGTTCCCAAATCTAAAAAAACCCTATTAACTGGAGGAATTTTGCCTCTAAATTTACTATGTGATATAAAAGGAAGCACGACTTTTTTATCTCTAAATATCTGTTTATTTTGATTGTTTAGCATTTCTTCAACTTTTTGAATTTTCAAATAGTCTATTGGGTCTAGTTCTGAAAATATAGTTTCTAAATTTTTTATTAATTTATCATAATCTTCTATTTTTATTATTTCCATTAGTAATATGGAATTATACTGAATATCCGGAAATTTGGCTGTGAATCCCTTAATTTTATTCACCGCACTATTTTTTATCAACTTATCATCAATTTTCATATTCAGCACATCCTAATTCTATTACACTTATCCACAATCCCCACTAACTCCTCATAACTAAATAAATCCAGTGGATTCTCATCCTCAAATGGAGGACTACCAAGGTCCTTCATCTCTATGTGTTTCCTCTCTGCAAACACCTTCTTCAACAACATTAAAAATTCAAGCTGTCGGGAGGTGTATTGGGGATTGTTTGTTATGTAACTGTCGAAACGTTTCTCAATCATGGCCCGGGGATCATCATTTCGCTTTATATTAATAATATCCCTTAAAAATAGCAGGAAGTCAATATTTTGCTGTTTTTGAATGTATTCAATTGTTATTTCTGGTTTGAGTGATGAGAGTTCCTTTTCCAGGTCCAGAAGTTCTCTGGAGGTTATCCCTTCACCTTCCTTTAACTTGCGGACTGATTCGTTTCTCTCTAAAAGTCTCTTCAGGGATTCATCTTCCTTGACCTCTTTTTCAAACTCTTTCCAGTCTACTATCATGTCAAAGGCTGAAATATCAACCACTGGTTTGCTGGTGGGTTCAAAGTATTTCATCACAGGTGCAATTTCCCTCACCAGGAATTCCACGTCTTCAAATGTCAGGTCTTCCCAGAACTCCATCTGCTGTGCTCTTATAAGAAGTGGCTTTTTCTCACTTATCACCTGGAGGTTGTCCTTATCAGCCACGTTGCGGATCATGAAGACCAGTTCCCGGCGTATTTTATCGATCTTCTCCTTATCCCGATCCAGCACGCAGGTGAAGAGCTTCTCTGCCTTTAAAATAAATGATGAGACCTTGGAATTACTTCCGAACTGAGTTATGATGAGGGGTGATACTTCATCCATTAACTCATCCACCAAACCATCAAAATCATCACTTTCCTTGATCCTGGATATTACCGATGATTTTTCCCGGACCAGGAAGAAATCCTCATCCAGTGCATCTATAGTGGATCTGATCTTACCGGTTATGAGTTCCCTCTCTTGCGGGGATAAGTTCTCCTCTAACAAAGCCACCCGGTTGTTGAAAATCTTGGTTAGAACATCGTTGGGCACTCCAGTACCTTTACCCCTCTCCAGTTCATGGAACTCAATATTGGAGTGTCCCCCAATTACGAAATCAAATATCTTGAAGTCATCCTTTCTACTGTTGGGCAGCCAGTCTTTGTGCTTGCAGGCTTCCAGATTCCGTGTTCCTCGGCCCAGCATCTGCCAGAACCTTATGGGTGAAACTACTGGTTTTATAAACACTAAATTGCAGACTTCAGGGATGTCCACCCCGGTATCCAGCATCCCAACGGATAAAGCGATTCTGGGGCTTGATCTTAGTTTAAAACGTTTCACTTCGTCGTTACTTCGGTACATATCCGAGGTTATAACCTGTACTTCACTGGCGAACTTGGGGAATAATTCACCAAAGACTTCCTTCATTTTATTTGCATGGTTTTTACTGGCGCAGAAGAAGATTGACTTGGTAGGTTTGCCTTCATCTGACTTGTAGCAGTTTTCCATGAAACTTTTAATTATAAGGGCGTTGGTCTTGTTATCCATGAACACCCGGTCAAACTGGGAACCAGTTGGTTCAAAGGTGTCCGGATCCACATCCTGCCGGCGGAGCTGGTCCTTTAGAAATTTATCCAAGTCTTCCTGTTTTATTCCCTCATTTAAGACTTTGGTGGAAATAATATGGGCAAAGTATGGAACCAGAACCCCCTCACGAACAGCCTCATCATAGGAGTACTCGGCAGTGGCCTTTCCAAATAAATCAAAGGTACTCTGTGTTTCCCTTTCCCTCGGAGTGGCGGTTAATCCAATTTTTATGCAGTCAAAGTACTGGTAAATTAGATTGTTTTTATCATAGATTGACCGGTGTGCTTCGTCAAAAACAATTAAATCAAAAAATCCAGGAGAATATCTCTCAAACAACCTGGTTTCCTTACCACCCATTAGGGTCTGCACTGTGGAAACATACAAACGGCTGGAAGTGGTAAATCCTTCCCTTAAATCAGCGGCTGGTTCTGTGAAATATTTCTTAAATCCATTATCTCTGGCCTGTCCCACTAAAGCAATCCTATCGGCAATGAATAAGACATTTCTAACCACATTGGATTTGATTAACAGATCAATAAGGGCCATTGCTACTCTGGTCTTTCCGGTACCTGTGGCCATCTCTATTAAAGCGGTTCTATGACATTCTGAAAAGTGTTCTGAAAGTTTCCGGACTATGGTCACACTTCTGGGCCTATCCACAATACGGGTATTTATTTTAACAGTTCGAGGATCTTTACGATTTCGGTACAGGTCCCTGCGCCTTTTCAAATCAGCCTGGGAAAATGGGCCACTAACTTTCCTTTCAATCCCGTATTCATCAATAAAAACCCATTTTTGACCATTAGTTAAGAAAATAGGTACTTTCTGGTTTATTTGACTTTCAATATCTAAAGAATAAGTTCTGGCCTGTATTCTGCCGGTATCTGCGTCTTTTGAAAACCTTTTTGCTTCAATTATAGCTAAAGGTGTGTAATCTTCATCCAGTAACACATAATCAATGAAACGATCAACATTCCGTTTGGGGTTTCCATCGAACAAAATAATATTTTTATCTTTAAAATTTGATTTAACAGAGTTAACTTCCTCTTTGATATATTTTGGAAGCCATCCTTGTTTTTCTAATTCTGGATCGATATACTGCTTTCTAGTTTCAAATTCTGATAACAATGAAACATCATCAGCATAGGATTCCATGATATTATGATGATTATGATTATATAAAAAGTTACTATTTGCTCCTACTTTTCGTATCTGTTTACCAAGTTCATAATTTCTTAATATTTTGTTATTAGTTAATAATATTTATAATATAAGTCAGCACCTGCGCCCTGATCTTGAATTAGGAAAATTAATATTGATAGATAGTGATACTTACTTCAATAATAAAGAAAAAATGCAACAAATCTATTTGTGATTTTATGAGTGATAACGAAGATAGTCGTTTAGGCTGTAGATGGACTATGGAAGAAGACATCCAGATGTGTAAACTGCGCAAGAAAGGGTATAACTTTAAAGAAATTGGTAAACTTCTAAATAGAAGTGAAAAATCATGTGCAACCCGTTACAGTAATCGTGGTTATACCTTAAATCCATTAAAATTATTCCTGAACATCACGGTTGTGATCATCTCTTTACTAGGTG belongs to uncultured Methanobacterium sp. and includes:
- a CDS encoding class I SAM-dependent DNA methyltransferase yields the protein MLDSDLKSKINQLWDKFWSSGISNPLQAIEQMSYLMFMKRLDDDEISREKNVQLKGGEYESIFKDYPDCRWSNWNNMAADEMLGHVRDKVFPFLRDLCGSDSLYSRYMKDAVFAIPTGTLLTEATKIIDDMHIKDRNMDTKGDLYEYLLSELKTSGKNGQFRTPRHIIQMMVELANPKIGETVCDPACGTAGFLVNSYQHILKSNTSPELIKIDDEGIQYNFKGDKLSPEEFKFLKSKTLYGYDFDQTMVRISLMNLMMHGINEPYIDQLNTLSMRYNQKPEYDIVLANPPFKGSINKEELSDDFSINTTKTEILFLELMYNILTIGGRCAVIVPQGVLFGNSRAHKSIRMKLLEDCRLDAVISMPSGVFKPYAGVSTGILIFTKGEPTEKVWFYDMEADGYSLDDKRTFIDGKGDIPDIIEKFNKKNEEDLEDRKAKCFVVPLDEIKENDYSLSISNYKEIEYEEIEYEPPEVIKKKILELEEKIIAGLKDLDI
- a CDS encoding restriction endonuclease subunit S, coding for MKINEKSNDELSKIKLSGILDTIENGNRPKGGIKDLDEGVPSLGGEHLTKLGGFNFKKLRLVSQEYYYSLKRGKIKQNDVLIVKDGATTGKVSFVDEDFPFQEAAVNEHVFILRGKKDLIHPKFLFYHIFSPFGQLQIMKNFRGAAIGGINTQFVKNYYIYLPSLKNQMKIVEIMEKAEKLKEWRAEADGLADEYLKSVFLEMFGDPVKNKKGWKRAKLSELGTWKSGGTPSRQRKEFFTGEIPWYTSGELNNTHISDSIENITEQAIENSNAKLIKPNSLLLGMYDTAALKSSITTTYSSCNQAIAYSELENKNSNIIYVYYAIQIGRKFFMSRQRGIRQKNLNLTMVKDTEIPLPHLELQNQFAEIVQQVETLKSYQSKSKQEIDNLFNTLMQKAFKGELVC
- a CDS encoding restriction endonuclease; the protein is MENKSDDLDKIIEDNLDLDLENSVIDVQEMDINEWLELIFSKKDKKYLFIDYMFPNEDFREKYLESIHEREEKEVINLIRKFLIRSGSFNGDIFKLKYLLHCHKNDKKQFINLIQLEFYKRLLNGYLNKNIEPWEGNTWIIDLLPNHPKLAIESIGAYFTAHIQLLPDGKFSGLLDAKALIRAKFIYAKHPDEILLSIDPYDFEFLISALYSEMGYETQVTKRSGDGGVDIIAKKSSVGEKEILLIQCKRYTGTVGRPKIMNLYGALSAAKANKCVLVTTSEFSKPGKEFASENGIELINGKELQPLLNKYFGTKWPLNLDYIISNEKKRVKLD
- a CDS encoding DEAD/DEAH box helicase family protein; the encoded protein is MLSEFETRKQYIDPELEKQGWLPKYIKEEVNSVKSNFKDKNIILFDGNPKRNVDRFIDYVLLDEDYTPLAIIEAKRFSKDADTGRIQARTYSLDIESQINQKVPIFLTNGQKWVFIDEYGIERKVSGPFSQADLKRRRDLYRNRKDPRTVKINTRIVDRPRSVTIVRKLSEHFSECHRTALIEMATGTGKTRVAMALIDLLIKSNVVRNVLFIADRIALVGQARDNGFKKYFTEPAADLREGFTTSSRLYVSTVQTLMGGKETRLFERYSPGFFDLIVFDEAHRSIYDKNNLIYQYFDCIKIGLTATPRERETQSTFDLFGKATAEYSYDEAVREGVLVPYFAHIISTKVLNEGIKQEDLDKFLKDQLRRQDVDPDTFEPTGSQFDRVFMDNKTNALIIKSFMENCYKSDEGKPTKSIFFCASKNHANKMKEVFGELFPKFASEVQVITSDMYRSNDEVKRFKLRSSPRIALSVGMLDTGVDIPEVCNLVFIKPVVSPIRFWQMLGRGTRNLEACKHKDWLPNSRKDDFKIFDFVIGGHSNIEFHELERGKGTGVPNDVLTKIFNNRVALLEENLSPQERELITGKIRSTIDALDEDFFLVREKSSVISRIKESDDFDGLVDELMDEVSPLIITQFGSNSKVSSFILKAEKLFTCVLDRDKEKIDKIRRELVFMIRNVADKDNLQVISEKKPLLIRAQQMEFWEDLTFEDVEFLVREIAPVMKYFEPTSKPVVDISAFDMIVDWKEFEKEVKEDESLKRLLERNESVRKLKEGEGITSRELLDLEKELSSLKPEITIEYIQKQQNIDFLLFLRDIINIKRNDDPRAMIEKRFDSYITNNPQYTSRQLEFLMLLKKVFAERKHIEMKDLGSPPFEDENPLDLFSYEELVGIVDKCNRIRMC
- a CDS encoding SANT/Myb-like DNA-binding domain-containing protein; this translates as MSDNEDSRLGCRWTMEEDIQMCKLRKKGYNFKEIGKLLNRSEKSCATRYSNRGYTLNPLKLFLNITVVIISLLGGVIAEPSLFQLN